From Haloarcula hispanica ATCC 33960, the proteins below share one genomic window:
- a CDS encoding 50S ribosomal protein L22, with protein sequence MGISYSVEADPDTTAKAMLRERQMSFKHSKAIAREIKGKTAGEAVDYLEAVIEGDQPVPFKQHNSGVGHKSKVDGWDAGRYPEKASKAFLDLLENAVGNADHQGFDGEAMTITHVAAHKVGEQQGRKPRAMGRASAWNSPQVDVELILEEPEVED encoded by the coding sequence ATGGGAATCAGTTACTCAGTCGAAGCCGACCCGGACACGACGGCCAAAGCGATGCTCCGGGAGCGGCAGATGAGCTTCAAGCACAGCAAGGCCATCGCCCGCGAGATCAAGGGCAAAACGGCCGGCGAGGCTGTCGACTACCTCGAGGCGGTTATCGAGGGCGACCAGCCCGTTCCGTTCAAACAGCACAACTCGGGCGTCGGCCACAAAAGCAAGGTCGACGGCTGGGACGCCGGACGCTACCCGGAGAAGGCCAGCAAGGCCTTCCTCGACCTGCTCGAGAACGCGGTCGGCAACGCCGACCACCAGGGCTTCGACGGTGAGGCCATGACGATCACGCACGTCGCCGCCCACAAGGTCGGCGAGCAGCAGGGTCGCAAGCCCCGCGCGATGGGGCGTGCCTCGGCGTGGAACAGCCCGCAGGTCGACGTCGAACTCATCCTCGAAGAGCCGGAGGTCGAAGACTAA
- a CDS encoding 50S ribosomal protein L5, with amino-acid sequence MSSESESGGDFHEMREPRIEKVVVHMGIGHGGRDLANAEDILGEITGQTPVRTKAKRTVGEFDIREGDPIGAKVTLRDEMAEEFLQTALPLAELATSQFDDTGNFSFGVEEHTEFPSQEYDPSIGIYGLDVTVNLVRPGYRVAKRDKASRSIPTKHRLNPADAVAFIESTYDVEVSE; translated from the coding sequence ATGAGCTCCGAGAGTGAGTCCGGCGGCGACTTCCACGAGATGCGCGAACCGCGTATCGAGAAGGTCGTCGTTCACATGGGTATCGGCCACGGTGGCCGTGACCTCGCCAACGCAGAGGACATCCTCGGGGAAATCACCGGGCAGACGCCGGTACGAACGAAGGCCAAGCGGACTGTCGGCGAGTTCGACATCCGCGAGGGCGACCCCATCGGTGCGAAGGTCACCCTCCGCGACGAGATGGCCGAGGAGTTCCTCCAGACGGCGCTGCCGCTGGCCGAACTGGCGACGAGCCAGTTCGACGACACCGGCAACTTCAGCTTCGGCGTCGAGGAACACACCGAGTTCCCGAGCCAGGAGTACGACCCGAGCATCGGAATCTACGGGCTGGACGTGACGGTTAACCTCGTCCGTCCCGGCTACCGCGTCGCCAAGCGCGACAAGGCGTCGCGCTCGATTCCGACCAAGCATCGACTCAACCCGGCCGACGCAGTCGCGTTTATCGAGTCGACCTACGACGTGGAGGTGAGCGAATGA
- a CDS encoding 50S ribosomal protein L14, translating into MEALGADVTQGLEKGSLITCADNTGARELKVISVHGYSGTKNRHPKAGLGDKITVSVTKGTPEMRRQVLEAVVVRQRKPIRRPDGTRVKFEDNAAVIVDENEDPRGTELKGPIAREVAQRFGSVASAATMIV; encoded by the coding sequence ATGGAAGCACTCGGTGCTGACGTCACGCAAGGCCTCGAGAAGGGCTCGCTCATTACGTGTGCGGACAACACGGGAGCGCGCGAACTCAAGGTCATTTCCGTCCACGGCTACTCGGGAACGAAGAACCGCCACCCCAAAGCTGGGCTGGGCGACAAGATCACGGTCTCGGTCACCAAGGGGACGCCCGAAATGCGTCGTCAGGTGCTCGAAGCCGTCGTCGTCCGCCAGCGAAAGCCGATCCGTCGACCCGACGGCACCCGCGTCAAGTTCGAAGACAACGCGGCTGTCATCGTCGACGAGAACGAGGACCCGCGAGGGACCGAGCTGAAAGGCCCCATCGCACGGGAAGTCGCACAGCGATTCGGCAGTGTGGCATCAGCAGCGACGATGATCGTATAG
- a CDS encoding 50S ribosomal protein L6, with protein sequence MPRVELEIPEDVDAEQDHLDITVEGDNGSVTRRLWYPDIDVSVDGDTVVIESDEDNAKTMSTIGTFQSHIENMFHGVTEGWEYGMEVFYSHFPMQVDVEGDEVVIENFLGEKAPRRTTIHGDTDVEIDGEELTISGPDIEAVGQTAADIEQLTRINDKDVRVFQDGVYITRKPNRGDA encoded by the coding sequence ATGCCACGAGTAGAACTGGAGATTCCGGAGGACGTGGACGCCGAGCAGGACCACCTTGACATCACCGTCGAGGGGGACAACGGCAGCGTCACGCGTCGGCTCTGGTACCCTGACATCGACGTGTCCGTCGACGGCGACACGGTCGTCATCGAATCCGATGAGGACAACGCCAAGACGATGTCGACGATCGGTACCTTCCAGAGCCACATCGAGAATATGTTCCACGGCGTGACCGAGGGCTGGGAGTACGGTATGGAGGTCTTTTACTCTCACTTCCCGATGCAGGTCGACGTCGAGGGTGACGAAGTCGTCATCGAGAACTTCCTGGGCGAGAAGGCCCCCCGCCGCACGACGATCCACGGCGACACGGACGTCGAAATCGACGGCGAGGAGCTGACCATCAGCGGTCCCGACATCGAAGCTGTCGGCCAGACCGCCGCGGACATCGAGCAGCTCACGCGCATCAACGACAAGGACGTGCGCGTGTTCCAGGACGGGGTGTACATCACCCGCAAACCGAACCGAGGTGACGCCTGA
- a CDS encoding 30S ribosomal protein S17 produces the protein MALGLNVQEPEETCADQNCPFHGELSVRGQTLNGEVASTDMEKTVVVEREYDVKVPKYDRFMKRRSRVPAHAPDCLDLAVGDTVTIAECRPLSKTKSHVVVSAGSDEAANDEQDGDA, from the coding sequence ATGGCGCTAGGACTGAACGTACAGGAACCGGAGGAGACCTGTGCCGATCAGAACTGCCCGTTCCACGGAGAGCTCTCCGTGCGCGGACAGACACTGAACGGCGAGGTAGCCTCCACTGACATGGAGAAGACCGTTGTCGTCGAGCGCGAGTACGACGTGAAGGTGCCGAAATACGACCGCTTCATGAAGCGGCGGAGCCGCGTTCCGGCTCACGCACCCGATTGTCTCGACCTCGCGGTCGGTGACACGGTCACGATAGCAGAGTGTCGACCGCTCTCGAAAACGAAAAGCCACGTCGTCGTTAGCGCGGGCTCGGACGAGGCCGCGAACGACGAACAGGACGGTGATGCCTGA
- a CDS encoding ribonuclease P protein component 1: protein MPLTPETLPRHELVGLDCEVVAASNPAAVGIRGTVVMETTQMLTIEGADRVWHVPKDSATFSFAIDGQRVRVDGDRLVARPARRTENTGDSLWR from the coding sequence ATGCCACTGACACCCGAGACGCTCCCACGACACGAACTCGTCGGCCTCGACTGCGAGGTCGTCGCGGCGTCCAACCCGGCCGCCGTCGGTATCCGCGGAACTGTCGTCATGGAGACGACACAGATGCTGACAATCGAGGGGGCCGACCGGGTGTGGCACGTGCCGAAGGACAGCGCGACCTTTTCGTTCGCCATCGACGGACAGCGAGTCCGGGTCGACGGCGACCGACTCGTCGCGCGTCCCGCTCGTCGCACAGAGAACACAGGAGATTCACTATGGCGCTAG
- a CDS encoding 50S ribosomal protein L32e, with translation MADNEEDVEAEEEYTELTDISGVGPSKAESLREAGFESVEDVRGADQSALADVSGIGNALAARIKADVGGLEVESETEAEVEEEGGEEAPDEDVETELQARGLTDKTPDLSDEDARLLTQRHRVGKPQFNRQDHHKKKRVSTSWRKPRGQLSKQRRGIKGKGDTVEAGFRSPTAVRGKHPSGFEEVRVHNVDDLEGVDGDTEAVRIASKVGARKRERIEEEAEDAGIRVLNPTYVEVEVSE, from the coding sequence ATGGCGGATAACGAAGAAGACGTCGAAGCAGAGGAAGAGTACACCGAACTGACTGACATCAGCGGCGTCGGCCCGTCCAAGGCGGAGTCGCTCCGCGAGGCCGGCTTCGAATCGGTCGAAGACGTTCGCGGTGCCGACCAGTCCGCGCTCGCCGATGTCAGCGGTATCGGGAACGCGCTGGCGGCCCGAATCAAGGCCGACGTCGGCGGACTCGAAGTCGAGTCCGAGACCGAAGCCGAAGTCGAAGAGGAAGGCGGCGAGGAAGCGCCCGACGAGGACGTGGAGACGGAACTCCAGGCCCGCGGGCTCACCGACAAGACGCCGGACCTCTCCGACGAGGACGCGCGGCTCCTGACCCAGCGACACCGGGTCGGCAAGCCGCAGTTCAACCGCCAGGACCACCACAAGAAAAAGCGCGTCTCGACCTCGTGGCGCAAGCCCCGCGGCCAGCTCTCGAAGCAGCGCCGCGGCATCAAGGGCAAGGGCGACACGGTCGAGGCGGGCTTCCGCTCGCCGACCGCGGTTCGCGGCAAGCACCCCTCGGGCTTCGAGGAGGTCCGCGTGCACAACGTGGACGACCTCGAAGGCGTCGACGGGGACACGGAAGCCGTCCGTATTGCCTCGAAGGTCGGCGCTCGCAAGCGCGAGCGAATCGAAGAGGAAGCCGAGGACGCGGGCATCCGCGTGCTCAACCCCACCTACGTCGAAGTCGAGGTGAGTGAGTGA
- the rplX gene encoding 50S ribosomal protein L24, giving the protein MSKQPDKQRKSQRRAPLHERHKQVRATLSADLREEYGQRNVRVNAGDTVEVLRGDFAGEEGEVLEVNLDKAVIHVEDVTLEKTDGEEVPRPLDTSNVRVTDLDLEDEKREARLESEDDSA; this is encoded by the coding sequence ATGAGCAAGCAACCAGACAAACAACGCAAGAGTCAACGACGTGCCCCGCTTCACGAGCGGCACAAGCAGGTCCGGGCGACGCTCAGCGCCGACCTCCGCGAGGAGTACGGCCAGCGCAACGTCCGCGTCAACGCTGGTGACACCGTCGAGGTGCTCCGCGGCGACTTCGCCGGCGAGGAAGGCGAAGTCCTTGAGGTCAATCTCGACAAGGCCGTCATCCACGTCGAAGACGTCACGCTCGAGAAGACGGACGGCGAGGAAGTCCCGCGACCGCTTGACACCTCGAACGTCCGCGTGACGGACCTGGACCTCGAAGACGAGAAGCGCGAGGCGCGTCTCGAATCGGAGGATGATTCCGCATGA
- a CDS encoding 50S ribosomal protein L19e: MTDLSAQKRLASDVLDVGKNRVWFDPERQGDIADAITREDVRELVDEGAIQAKDKKGNSRGRARERQKKRAYGHQKGAGSRKGKAGARQNSKEDWESRIRAQRTKLRELRDEGTLSSSQYRDLYDKAGGGEFDSVADLERYIDANHGDA, from the coding sequence ATGACAGACCTCTCCGCACAGAAGCGACTCGCGTCGGACGTCCTCGACGTCGGGAAGAACCGCGTCTGGTTCGACCCCGAGCGACAGGGCGATATCGCCGATGCGATTACCCGCGAGGACGTTCGCGAACTGGTCGATGAGGGCGCCATTCAGGCGAAAGACAAGAAAGGCAACTCCCGCGGACGCGCCCGGGAGCGCCAGAAGAAGCGTGCGTACGGCCACCAGAAGGGAGCCGGTTCCCGGAAGGGCAAGGCAGGCGCACGGCAGAACTCCAAGGAGGACTGGGAGTCACGCATCCGCGCACAGCGGACGAAGCTGCGCGAACTGCGTGACGAGGGAACGCTTTCGAGTTCGCAGTACCGCGACCTGTACGACAAGGCCGGCGGTGGCGAGTTCGACAGCGTTGCCGATCTCGAACGTTACATCGACGCAAACCACGGTGACGCATAA
- a CDS encoding 30S ribosomal protein S8, with amino-acid sequence MTGNDPFANALSALNNAESVGHLEQTVSPASNEIGSVLEVFYDRGYIDGFSFVDDGKAGEFEVELKGAINECGPVKPRYSAGADEFEKWEKRFLPARDYGTLVVTTSHGIMSHYEAREQGVGGQVIAYVY; translated from the coding sequence ATGACAGGGAACGACCCATTTGCCAACGCACTGTCGGCGCTTAACAACGCCGAAAGCGTCGGGCACCTAGAGCAGACAGTATCGCCCGCTTCGAACGAGATCGGCAGCGTCCTCGAGGTCTTCTACGACCGCGGGTACATCGACGGATTCAGTTTCGTCGACGACGGCAAAGCCGGCGAGTTCGAAGTCGAACTGAAAGGAGCCATCAACGAGTGTGGCCCGGTCAAGCCCCGCTACTCTGCGGGCGCAGACGAGTTCGAGAAATGGGAGAAGCGGTTCCTCCCGGCCCGTGACTACGGGACCCTCGTCGTGACGACCAGCCACGGCATCATGAGCCACTACGAGGCTCGTGAGCAGGGCGTCGGTGGCCAAGTCATCGCGTACGTATACTAA
- a CDS encoding 30S ribosomal protein S19 codes for MSSEYQIGHEGEFSFRGHTLDELQEMELEEVAELLPARQRRSIVRGLTEEKHKLLEKAREAGEEETANDPIRTHLRDMPVVPEMVGLTFAVHDGQNFERVKVEPEMLGHYLGEFQLTRSSVEHGQAGIGATRSSKFVPLK; via the coding sequence ATGAGCTCAGAATATCAAATCGGCCACGAAGGAGAGTTCTCCTTCCGCGGCCACACGCTCGACGAGCTGCAGGAGATGGAGCTCGAGGAAGTCGCGGAACTGCTCCCCGCTCGACAGCGGCGAAGTATCGTACGCGGCCTGACCGAGGAGAAACACAAGCTCCTCGAGAAGGCCCGCGAGGCCGGCGAAGAGGAGACAGCCAACGACCCGATCCGGACGCACCTGCGCGACATGCCGGTGGTCCCGGAGATGGTCGGGCTGACCTTCGCCGTCCACGACGGCCAGAACTTCGAGCGTGTCAAAGTCGAGCCCGAGATGCTCGGCCACTACCTCGGTGAGTTCCAGCTCACCCGGAGTAGTGTCGAACACGGTCAGGCCGGTATCGGAGCGACACGCTCCTCGAAGTTCGTACCGCTCAAATAA
- the rpmC gene encoding 50S ribosomal protein L29, translating into MTVLHVQEIRDMTPAEREAELDDLKTELLNARAVQAAGGAPENPGRIKELRKAIARIKTIQGEEGDLQENE; encoded by the coding sequence ATGACCGTCCTGCACGTCCAGGAGATTCGGGACATGACGCCCGCCGAACGCGAGGCGGAACTCGACGACCTGAAGACCGAACTGCTGAACGCCCGGGCCGTGCAGGCCGCGGGTGGTGCGCCGGAGAACCCCGGCCGCATCAAGGAGCTGCGGAAGGCCATCGCCCGCATCAAGACGATTCAGGGCGAAGAAGGCGACCTGCAGGAGAACGAATAA
- the rpl4p gene encoding 50S ribosomal protein L4: protein MQATIYDLDGNTDGEVDLPDVFETPVRSDLIGKAVRAAQANRKQDYGSDEYAGLRTPAESFGSGRGQAHVPKQDGRARRVPQAVKGRSAHPPKAEKDRSLDLNDKERQLAVRSALAATADADLVADRGHEFDRDEVPVVVSDDFEDLVKTQEVVSLLEALDVDADIDRADETKIKAGQGSARGRKYRRPASILFVTSDEPSTAARNLAGADVATASEVNTEDLAPGGAPGRLTVFTESALAEVAER, encoded by the coding sequence ATGCAGGCAACAATCTACGACCTGGACGGCAACACAGACGGCGAGGTCGACCTGCCGGACGTCTTCGAGACGCCGGTTCGGTCCGACCTCATCGGCAAAGCTGTACGTGCCGCACAGGCCAACCGAAAGCAGGACTACGGGTCCGACGAGTACGCCGGCCTCCGAACGCCGGCCGAGTCCTTCGGTAGCGGCCGCGGCCAGGCACACGTCCCGAAGCAGGACGGCCGTGCCCGCCGCGTCCCGCAGGCGGTCAAGGGGCGAAGCGCCCACCCGCCGAAAGCCGAGAAGGACCGCTCGCTCGACCTCAACGACAAGGAACGGCAGCTGGCCGTTCGCTCGGCGCTGGCCGCGACGGCCGACGCCGACCTCGTCGCCGACCGCGGCCACGAGTTCGACCGTGACGAAGTGCCCGTCGTCGTCTCCGACGACTTCGAGGACCTCGTCAAGACGCAGGAAGTCGTCTCGCTGCTGGAGGCGCTCGACGTCGACGCCGACATCGACCGCGCCGACGAGACGAAGATCAAGGCTGGACAGGGTTCGGCCCGTGGACGGAAGTACCGTCGTCCCGCCTCGATCCTCTTCGTGACCAGCGACGAGCCGTCGACGGCCGCCCGCAACCTCGCGGGGGCCGACGTGGCGACCGCCAGCGAGGTCAACACGGAAGACCTCGCGCCCGGCGGCGCGCCCGGTCGACTCACCGTCTTCACGGAATCCGCACTCGCGGAGGTGGCCGAGCGATGA
- a CDS encoding 50S ribosomal protein L2, with product MGRRIQGQRRGRGTSTFRAPSHRYKADLEHRKVEDGDVIAGTVVDIEHDPARSAPVAAVEFEDGDRRLILAPEGVGVGDELQVGVSAEIAPGNTLPLAEIPEGVPVCNVESSPGDGGKFARASGVNAQLLTHDRNVAVVKLPSGEMKRLDPQCRATIGVVAGGGRTDKPFVKAGNKHHKMKARGTKWPNVRGVAMNAVDHPFGGGGRQHPGKPKSISRNAPPGRKVGDIASKRTGRGGNE from the coding sequence ATGGGACGACGAATCCAAGGACAACGGCGCGGCCGCGGGACCTCCACGTTCCGTGCTCCGTCGCACCGTTACAAGGCTGATCTGGAGCACCGCAAGGTCGAGGACGGCGACGTCATCGCCGGCACGGTCGTCGACATTGAGCACGACCCTGCCCGCTCGGCTCCGGTCGCTGCCGTCGAGTTCGAAGACGGCGACCGACGACTTATTCTCGCGCCGGAAGGCGTCGGGGTAGGCGACGAGCTACAGGTCGGCGTCAGCGCCGAGATCGCACCCGGGAACACGCTCCCGCTGGCCGAGATCCCAGAGGGGGTCCCGGTGTGCAACGTCGAATCCAGCCCCGGTGACGGTGGGAAGTTCGCCCGCGCGTCGGGTGTCAACGCCCAACTGCTCACCCACGACCGCAACGTCGCGGTCGTCAAGCTCCCCTCCGGGGAGATGAAGCGGCTTGACCCGCAGTGTCGTGCCACCATCGGCGTCGTCGCCGGTGGCGGCCGAACTGACAAGCCGTTCGTGAAGGCTGGCAACAAGCATCACAAGATGAAAGCGCGAGGGACGAAGTGGCCCAACGTCCGCGGTGTGGCGATGAACGCCGTCGACCACCCGTTCGGTGGCGGCGGCCGCCAGCACCCCGGCAAGCCCAAGTCCATCTCGCGGAACGCCCCGCCTGGCCGTAAGGTCGGGGACATCGCCTCGAAGCGAACAGGTCGAGGTGGCAACGAATGA
- a CDS encoding 50S ribosomal protein L23, whose translation MSWDVIKHPHVTEKAMNDMDFQNKLQFAVDDRASKGEVADAVEEQYDVTVEQVNTQNTMDGEKKAVVRLSEDDDAQEVASRIGVF comes from the coding sequence ATGAGCTGGGATGTCATCAAACACCCACACGTCACCGAGAAGGCCATGAACGACATGGACTTCCAGAACAAGCTCCAGTTCGCCGTCGACGACCGCGCCTCCAAGGGCGAAGTCGCCGACGCCGTCGAGGAGCAGTACGACGTGACAGTCGAACAGGTCAACACGCAGAACACGATGGACGGCGAAAAGAAGGCCGTCGTTCGCCTCTCTGAGGACGACGACGCCCAGGAAGTCGCCTCCAGAATTGGGGTGTTCTAA
- a CDS encoding 30S ribosomal protein S4e: MSNHQKRLSVPNSWPVERKTATFTVKAGAGPHGEDGVPLLIVLRDVLGYADNRKEARYALNEDNVLINGKAISDEERPVGMFDILAFTEREEYYRVFPGEGGRLALTAIDPDAAESKLGKIVTKTHVSGGDVQLGLHDGETLVVEDAQTYDAGDSIVVGNEDGEIVAHFEYEEGALVTAVDGAHAGEVGEIEEIQVTPGSAQNNVIVSQDGDEGFETVEEYVVVIDENFTGDDE, translated from the coding sequence ATGAGTAACCACCAGAAGCGACTCTCGGTGCCCAACAGTTGGCCCGTAGAGCGCAAGACCGCGACGTTTACGGTGAAAGCCGGCGCTGGCCCGCACGGTGAGGACGGGGTTCCCCTACTCATCGTTCTTCGGGACGTGCTCGGCTACGCCGACAACCGCAAAGAAGCCCGCTACGCTCTCAACGAGGACAACGTCCTCATCAACGGGAAGGCCATCTCCGACGAGGAACGCCCCGTCGGGATGTTCGACATCCTGGCCTTCACCGAGCGCGAGGAGTACTACCGCGTGTTCCCCGGCGAGGGTGGTCGGCTGGCGCTGACCGCAATCGACCCGGACGCGGCCGAGTCCAAGCTCGGTAAAATCGTCACCAAGACCCACGTCTCCGGTGGCGACGTTCAGCTGGGCCTCCACGACGGTGAGACGCTCGTCGTCGAGGACGCCCAGACCTACGACGCTGGCGACTCCATCGTCGTCGGCAACGAGGACGGTGAAATCGTCGCCCACTTCGAGTACGAAGAGGGCGCGCTCGTCACCGCCGTCGACGGCGCCCACGCGGGCGAAGTCGGCGAAATCGAGGAGATTCAGGTGACGCCGGGTTCGGCACAGAACAACGTGATAGTCTCGCAGGATGGCGACGAAGGCTTCGAGACGGTCGAAGAGTACGTCGTCGTCATCGACGAGAACTTCACAGGTGATGACGAATGA
- a CDS encoding 30S ribosomal protein S3 produces MADEQQFIEDGLQRTQIDEFFAEELGRAGYGGMDVAKTPMGTQIVLKAEKPGMVIGKGGKNIRKITTELEDRFNLDDPQVDVQEVDEPDLNARIVADRLANALERGWYFRKAGHTTIDRIMESGALGAEIVLSGKVTGARSRVEKFNRGYVKHNGEPAEEIVDSGVGVAVMKLGTIGVRVKIIPPDAELPDDFEIYEDVDVEDYVADTDGESVEELLEGEPEDSETAEELEEDVAAGADDAEADEEFVDEEIVEEDVEVPTDDDVEDVDVDELEDAVDEELDEDVEAEAEELMDEMDDEEADDE; encoded by the coding sequence ATGGCCGACGAACAACAGTTCATCGAGGACGGACTTCAGCGGACCCAGATAGACGAGTTCTTCGCAGAAGAACTCGGTCGCGCTGGCTACGGCGGCATGGACGTCGCCAAGACGCCGATGGGAACCCAGATCGTGCTCAAAGCCGAGAAGCCAGGGATGGTCATCGGCAAGGGCGGGAAGAACATCCGGAAGATCACGACGGAACTCGAGGACCGATTCAACCTCGACGACCCGCAAGTCGACGTGCAGGAAGTCGACGAGCCGGACCTCAACGCCCGCATCGTCGCGGACCGACTGGCCAACGCACTCGAGCGTGGCTGGTACTTCCGCAAAGCGGGCCACACCACCATCGACCGCATCATGGAGTCGGGCGCACTCGGTGCAGAGATCGTCCTCTCCGGGAAGGTCACCGGTGCACGCTCGCGCGTGGAGAAGTTCAACCGCGGCTACGTCAAGCACAACGGCGAGCCCGCGGAGGAGATCGTCGACAGCGGTGTCGGCGTCGCCGTGATGAAGCTCGGTACCATCGGGGTCCGAGTCAAGATCATCCCGCCGGACGCGGAGCTCCCCGACGACTTCGAGATCTACGAGGATGTCGACGTCGAGGACTACGTGGCCGACACCGACGGCGAGTCGGTCGAGGAACTCCTCGAAGGCGAGCCCGAAGACAGCGAGACGGCCGAGGAACTCGAGGAAGACGTGGCCGCCGGGGCCGACGACGCCGAAGCTGACGAGGAGTTCGTCGACGAGGAGATCGTCGAGGAAGACGTCGAAGTCCCGACTGACGACGACGTCGAGGACGTCGACGTCGACGAACTCGAAGACGCTGTCGACGAGGAACTCGACGAGGACGTCGAGGCGGAAGCCGAAGAGCTGATGGACGAAATGGACGACGAGGAGGCTGACGACGAATGA
- a CDS encoding 50S ribosomal protein L18, whose amino-acid sequence MATGPRYKVPMRRRREARTDYHQRLRLLKSGKPRLVARKSNKHVRAQLVTLGPNGDDTLASAHSSDLAEYGWEAPTGNMPSAYLTGLLAGLRAQEAGIEEAVLDIGLNSPTPGSKVFAIQEGAIDAGLDIPHNDDVLADWQRTRGAHIAEYDEQLEEPLYSGDFDAADLPEHFDELRETLLDGDIEL is encoded by the coding sequence ATGGCGACAGGACCACGATACAAAGTACCGATGCGGCGACGCCGCGAGGCCAGAACCGATTACCATCAGCGGTTGCGCCTGTTGAAATCCGGTAAGCCACGTCTCGTTGCTCGAAAGAGCAATAAACACGTCAGGGCGCAGCTGGTGACGCTTGGCCCCAACGGCGACGACACTCTCGCGTCCGCTCACTCGAGCGACCTCGCCGAGTACGGCTGGGAGGCCCCGACGGGCAACATGCCCTCGGCCTACCTCACCGGTCTGCTCGCCGGGCTTCGCGCGCAGGAAGCGGGCATCGAGGAGGCAGTGCTCGACATCGGACTCAACAGCCCGACCCCCGGAAGCAAAGTATTCGCAATACAGGAAGGCGCAATCGACGCCGGCCTGGACATTCCACACAACGACGACGTACTCGCCGACTGGCAGCGCACGCGCGGTGCCCACATCGCCGAGTACGACGAGCAGCTCGAGGAGCCGCTGTACAGCGGCGACTTCGACGCTGCAGACCTCCCGGAGCACTTCGACGAGCTCCGAGAGACCCTACTGGACGGTGACATCGAACTATGA
- a CDS encoding 30S ribosomal protein S14, with protein MSESETTDEPDSETASSERTGQLESCQRCGREQGLVGKYDIWLCRQCFREISRGMGFRKYS; from the coding sequence ATGAGCGAAAGTGAAACCACAGACGAGCCCGATTCCGAGACGGCATCCAGTGAGCGAACTGGCCAGCTCGAGTCCTGTCAGCGCTGCGGTCGCGAACAGGGACTCGTCGGCAAGTACGACATCTGGCTGTGCCGCCAGTGCTTCCGCGAGATTTCGCGAGGCATGGGCTTCAGGAAGTACAGCTAA